From one Cyanobacterium stanieri PCC 7202 genomic stretch:
- a CDS encoding CheW protein (PFAM: CheW-like domain~COGs: COG0835 Chemotaxis signal transduction protein~InterPro IPR002545~KEGG: cyc:PCC7424_3001 CheW protein~PFAM: CheW domain protein~SMART: CheW domain protein~SPTR: CheW protein) has product MAENQNNPLSIDESPYSLPLDSDFTEDVEALEGESHLRFFLPSGDEFALSAMGIREIMQQEPSNITPVPNASPLLLGTINLRGEIIWVADLGQFLGYPNMLNTDRGEVPVIAVEEQEIVLGLAVKSLGAIHWLEVDKLQIPQNVPDHIAPYVQGEWVEGNNHHIRVLDHIAILRSARWVA; this is encoded by the coding sequence ATGGCAGAGAATCAAAACAATCCCCTATCCATTGACGAGTCCCCTTACTCTCTTCCCCTAGATTCTGACTTTACAGAAGATGTAGAAGCCTTAGAGGGTGAGTCTCACCTTCGTTTTTTTCTTCCTTCGGGGGATGAGTTTGCCCTCTCAGCGATGGGCATTCGAGAAATTATGCAACAAGAACCAAGTAATATTACTCCTGTGCCCAATGCTTCGCCCCTTTTGTTAGGAACTATTAACCTACGGGGAGAGATCATCTGGGTGGCAGATTTGGGGCAATTTTTAGGTTATCCTAATATGTTGAACACTGATCGGGGCGAGGTTCCCGTGATTGCAGTGGAGGAACAGGAAATAGTTTTAGGATTAGCGGTAAAATCTTTAGGAGCAATCCACTGGCTAGAAGTTGATAAACTACAAATACCTCAAAATGTTCCTGATCATATTGCTCCTTATGTTCAAGGGGAGTGGGTTGAAGGGAATAATCATCACATCAGAGTATTAGATCACATTGCGATTTTGCGCTCTGCTCGTTGGGTGGCGTAG
- a CDS encoding methyl-accepting chemotaxis sensory transducer (PFAM: HAMP domain; Methyl-accepting chemotaxis protein (MCP) signaling domain~COGs: COG0840 Methyl-accepting chemotaxis protein~InterPro IPR003660:IPR004089~KEGG: cyc:PCC7424_3002 methyl-accepting chemotaxis sensory transducer~PFAM: chemotaxis sensory transducer; histidine kinase HAMP region domain protein~SMART: chemotaxis sensory transducer; histidine kinase HAMP region domain protein~SPTR: Methyl-accepting chemotaxis sensory transducer): MASETDYQKRYTEAQNAYLEGNLLEARDITDILVNDYPEDPAILLLKGHICLQQDDYDTAKVSYQQVLKLSDRPELINLANQGLEQINGDEENIYPPELEDPNFGDEVEEFDEDDQGDEWTNSLSLQNLDWDPEDLEEEEIEDPTLQQDPTFENKDKPSGAYTNPFNADLDTFDDEDDVTATNFDSLSQSFGFIIDEEDQEDDEFEFGVTNIKDLNVDIDPSNIDYDDLPGDDFDHDEESEQTTGAPTFVVSSQDSDLVDLEEMLTNTGGDFLDDLGDDDYGDYSSALEPLTTPSGSFTQNKTTGGFEEETEEPLAFGEDEKFFLAPDDLDDIPDISSDSIPSSIFPQPQQLQDNGKFDDDDDSSSFSFNTSDLNSIDLGGDEGIGTSASFTPYTSPSYQTMPSDVEVHQSKFSKYYNLSTLNKQLFHGVVTGVVSFVAVLLISGFQGRSPETQGPGFGSKVMLSLLTAIAAGGTTAGAGFVMAKHVERYTNDLQNQFDSIYQGNYDVKTTVYSQDEFGTLASSFNHMAKMIKMTTTEAKKRAEDTEKAREDFQKQVVKFLDDVEGAARGDLTVQAEVTSDVLGAVADAFNLIIKNVRTIVTQVKQAAIQVNKGSTDSEVFARSQSSDALRMAEELAVTLNSVQMMTDSIQRVAENAREAEEVARSSSVTALKGGDAVERTVSGILQIRETVSETTRKVKRLAEASQKISTIVAVISNIASRTNLLALNASVQAARAGEAGRGFSIVAAEVRQLADRSAKSLQEIEQIVLQIQTETGSVMTAMEEGLQQVMDVTRRSEDAKRSLEDIIQVANRIDALVRSITADTDEQRENSKGVAKVMQNVELTAQETSQESQRVAGSLQNLVTIARDLIASVDMFKVE, from the coding sequence ATGGCATCAGAAACTGATTATCAAAAAAGATACACCGAAGCACAAAATGCATATTTAGAGGGTAATTTGCTTGAGGCTCGTGATATTACCGATATTCTGGTTAATGATTATCCTGAAGACCCTGCTATTTTGTTGCTCAAGGGTCATATTTGTTTACAGCAGGATGATTATGATACTGCTAAAGTCAGTTACCAGCAGGTCTTGAAACTGAGCGATCGCCCCGAATTGATTAATTTAGCCAATCAAGGACTAGAACAAATCAACGGTGATGAAGAAAATATTTACCCGCCAGAATTAGAAGATCCCAACTTTGGCGATGAGGTGGAAGAATTTGACGAAGATGATCAAGGAGATGAATGGACAAATAGCCTTTCTTTACAAAATTTAGATTGGGATCCCGAGGATTTGGAAGAAGAGGAAATAGAGGATCCCACCCTACAACAAGATCCTACCTTTGAAAACAAGGATAAACCCTCTGGGGCTTATACCAATCCTTTCAATGCCGATTTAGACACCTTTGATGATGAGGATGATGTTACAGCGACCAATTTTGATTCCCTTTCTCAATCCTTTGGTTTTATCATTGATGAAGAAGATCAAGAGGATGATGAGTTTGAATTTGGTGTCACCAATATCAAAGACTTGAATGTAGATATTGATCCCTCCAATATTGATTATGACGATTTACCGGGGGATGATTTTGATCATGATGAAGAATCGGAACAGACTACGGGAGCGCCTACCTTTGTGGTATCTTCCCAAGATTCTGATTTGGTGGACTTAGAAGAAATGCTCACCAATACGGGGGGAGATTTCCTCGATGATTTGGGGGATGATGATTATGGCGACTATAGTTCTGCCCTAGAACCTTTAACCACCCCATCAGGTTCTTTTACTCAAAATAAAACCACTGGAGGATTTGAAGAAGAAACAGAGGAACCTTTGGCATTTGGGGAGGATGAAAAATTCTTTTTGGCACCTGATGATCTTGATGATATACCCGATATTTCGTCGGATAGTATTCCTTCTTCTATTTTCCCTCAACCTCAGCAGTTACAAGATAATGGTAAATTTGATGACGATGATGACAGCAGTAGTTTTAGTTTCAACACTTCGGATTTAAATAGTATTGATCTCGGTGGTGATGAAGGTATCGGCACCAGTGCCTCTTTTACTCCCTACACTTCCCCTTCATATCAAACCATGCCCTCTGATGTGGAAGTCCATCAGAGTAAGTTTAGTAAATATTACAATCTCTCTACTCTCAATAAGCAGTTATTCCATGGTGTAGTGACAGGGGTTGTTTCCTTTGTGGCAGTATTACTAATTAGTGGTTTTCAAGGGCGATCGCCCGAAACCCAAGGCCCTGGATTTGGTAGTAAAGTTATGCTGAGTTTATTAACGGCGATCGCCGCAGGGGGAACTACCGCAGGGGCTGGATTTGTCATGGCAAAACACGTAGAACGTTATACCAACGATCTGCAAAATCAATTTGATTCCATCTATCAAGGTAACTACGATGTGAAAACCACTGTTTATTCCCAAGACGAATTTGGAACCCTAGCCTCTAGTTTTAATCACATGGCAAAAATGATTAAAATGACCACCACCGAGGCGAAAAAACGGGCAGAAGATACCGAAAAAGCAAGGGAAGATTTCCAAAAACAAGTGGTAAAATTCCTCGATGACGTGGAGGGTGCTGCCAGGGGTGACTTGACAGTCCAGGCGGAGGTAACTTCCGATGTACTCGGGGCGGTGGCAGATGCTTTTAACTTAATTATCAAAAACGTTCGCACCATCGTAACTCAGGTAAAACAAGCAGCGATTCAGGTAAACAAAGGTAGTACCGATAGTGAAGTGTTTGCCCGTAGTCAGTCTAGTGATGCTCTTAGGATGGCAGAGGAACTGGCTGTAACCCTTAACTCGGTACAAATGATGACCGACTCTATCCAGAGGGTGGCAGAAAACGCCCGAGAAGCCGAGGAGGTGGCCCGTTCTTCTAGTGTAACCGCCCTCAAGGGGGGGGATGCGGTAGAGCGCACCGTATCGGGTATTTTACAAATTAGGGAAACGGTATCAGAAACTACTCGGAAGGTAAAAAGATTGGCAGAGGCATCCCAAAAGATTTCTACCATTGTGGCGGTAATTTCTAACATTGCTTCTCGTACTAACCTATTGGCGCTTAATGCCTCGGTACAGGCGGCAAGGGCGGGGGAAGCGGGTCGGGGTTTCTCCATCGTTGCGGCGGAGGTACGACAGTTGGCGGATAGGTCAGCTAAATCTTTGCAGGAAATTGAGCAAATTGTATTACAGATTCAAACGGAAACAGGATCGGTAATGACTGCTATGGAGGAGGGGTTGCAACAGGTAATGGACGTTACCCGCCGTTCTGAGGATGCAAAACGTTCCCTAGAGGATATTATTCAGGTGGCAAACCGTATTGATGCTTTGGTACGTTCTATTACGGCGGATACCGATGAGCAACGGGAAAACTCGAAAGGGGTGGCAAAGGTTATGCAAAATGTGGAGTTAACGGCTCAGGAAACCTCCCAAGAATCTCAACGGGTGGCAGGTTCTCTACAGAATTTAGTAACCATTGCTCGGGATTTAATTGCTTCTGTGGATATGTTTAAGGTTGAATAG
- a CDS encoding heat shock protein DnaJ domain protein (PFAM: DnaJ domain~COGs: COG0484 DnaJ-class molecular chaperone with C-terminal Zn finger domain~InterPro IPR001623~KEGG: cyh:Cyan8802_3852 heat shock protein DnaJ domain protein~PFAM: heat shock protein DnaJ domain protein~SMART: heat shock protein DnaJ domain protein~SPTR: Heat shock protein DnaJ domain protein), translating into MDGERQVFSNQRLWFSDTYYGLFGLHPSASVMEIRRAYRELSKLYHPDTTSLPLEEARSKFQSLNEAYGVLANPERRSLYDLKIGYSRWNVIQSPLDFHGDESEDDYKSSAYLDASDRPLSSGELFALFLMGLTLFACLILALSLAWFRG; encoded by the coding sequence ATGGATGGAGAAAGACAGGTATTTTCTAATCAAAGGTTGTGGTTTTCTGATACCTATTATGGTTTATTTGGTTTACATCCTTCGGCTTCGGTGATGGAGATACGCCGAGCTTATCGGGAGTTGAGTAAACTTTATCATCCTGATACTACTTCTTTACCCCTTGAGGAGGCCAGATCAAAGTTTCAATCTTTGAATGAGGCCTATGGGGTATTGGCAAATCCTGAGAGGCGATCGCTCTATGACCTAAAAATAGGATATTCCCGTTGGAATGTCATTCAATCTCCCCTTGATTTTCATGGGGATGAATCGGAGGATGATTATAAAAGTTCTGCTTATTTAGATGCTAGTGATCGACCACTATCATCAGGGGAGTTGTTTGCTCTTTTTTTAATGGGCTTGACTCTTTTTGCTTGTCTGATTCTTGCTTTATCCCTCGCTTGGTTCAGGGGTTGA
- a CDS encoding hypothetical protein (PFAM: Protein of unknown function (DUF3143)~KEGG: ter:Tery_2431 hypothetical protein~SPTR: Putative uncharacterized protein) — MPQLSPTSPLYNYPLPAIEDWLTSMGCEQNTQELNRWYLKKDDWEAEIILETEDLNIHYLKAGADGSDIKRAFRYSLSRQDIEDAVFSGP, encoded by the coding sequence ATGCCTCAATTATCACCTACTAGCCCTCTCTATAATTACCCTTTACCTGCCATCGAAGATTGGTTGACAAGTATGGGGTGTGAACAAAACACCCAAGAGTTAAATCGTTGGTATCTTAAAAAAGATGATTGGGAAGCAGAAATTATTTTGGAAACTGAAGATCTCAATATCCATTATCTAAAGGCCGGCGCCGATGGTAGTGATATTAAGAGGGCTTTTCGCTATTCCCTTTCTCGTCAAGATATTGAGGATGCCGTCTTTTCTGGCCCTTAA
- a CDS encoding hypothetical protein (PFAM: Protein of unknown function (DUF3067)~KEGG: cyh:Cyan8802_4351 hypothetical protein~SPTR: Similar to tr|A3IK48|A3IK48_9CHRO Hypothetical protein) has protein sequence MTGKELQALIFNKWGCSYDVQILRIKDRIYFQVMWKYLEQNSFPLSSEQYDQHLQQIATYLTEWGVVNQVQVGILEAKSRPRLGKAVSIFLDLGDRTSEWIIDN, from the coding sequence ATGACAGGAAAAGAGTTACAAGCGTTAATATTCAATAAGTGGGGTTGCTCCTATGATGTGCAAATTCTCAGAATTAAGGATCGCATCTATTTTCAGGTAATGTGGAAATATTTGGAGCAGAATTCTTTTCCCCTCTCTTCTGAACAATATGATCAACATTTACAACAAATTGCCACTTATCTGACAGAGTGGGGGGTAGTTAATCAAGTGCAGGTGGGAATTTTGGAAGCGAAAAGTCGTCCTCGTTTGGGTAAGGCGGTTAGTATTTTTTTGGATTTGGGCGATCGCACTTCAGAATGGATTATTGATAATTAG
- a CDS encoding Cytochrome b6-f complex Fe-S subunit (PFAM: Rieske [2Fe-2S] domain; Cytochrome B6-F complex Fe-S subunit~COGs: COG0723 Rieske Fe-S protein~InterPro IPR014909:IPR017941:IPR005805~KEGG: cyc:PCC7424_3950 cytochrome b6-f complex iron-sulfur subunit~PFAM: Cytochrome b6-f complex Fe-S subunit; Rieske [2Fe-2S] iron-sulphur domain~SPTR: Cytochrome b6-f complex iron-sulfur subunit) gives MTQIPANSDVPDMGRRQFMNLLTFGTITGIAAGALYPVVSYFIPKSAGGAGGGITAKDKLGNDLSASEFTANRQPGDRSLAQGLKGDPTYIIVSEDQQIASYGLNAVCTHLGCVVPWNASENKFICPCHGSQYNNEGKMVRGPAPLSLALVHANVSDDKVILTDWEETDFRDGSNPWWA, from the coding sequence ATGACACAAATTCCTGCTAATTCTGATGTACCCGATATGGGGCGCCGTCAGTTCATGAATTTACTGACTTTCGGCACGATTACTGGTATTGCAGCGGGTGCTTTATACCCCGTTGTTAGTTATTTTATTCCTAAATCTGCAGGTGGTGCAGGTGGTGGTATCACGGCAAAAGATAAATTAGGTAACGATCTTTCCGCTAGTGAATTTACTGCTAATCGTCAACCGGGCGATCGCAGTTTAGCCCAAGGATTAAAAGGAGATCCCACCTACATCATCGTCAGTGAAGATCAACAAATCGCTTCCTACGGACTCAATGCCGTATGTACTCACCTAGGTTGTGTAGTACCTTGGAACGCTTCCGAGAACAAATTTATCTGTCCTTGCCACGGTTCTCAGTACAACAACGAAGGAAAAATGGTTCGTGGACCCGCTCCCCTTTCCCTTGCTCTTGTTCACGCCAATGTTAGCGATGATAAAGTTATTTTAACCGATTGGGAAGAAACCGACTTCCGTGATGGTTCCAATCCTTGGTGGGCTTAA
- a CDS encoding cytochrome f (PFAM: Apocytochrome F, C-terminal~InterPro IPR002325~KEGG: cyc:PCC7424_3951 apocytochrome f~PFAM: cytochrome f~SPTR: Apocytochrome f) translates to MRNHFPLDNIVKNISRLVLVAIVSTCFFLANDILLPQAANAYPFWAQETAPMTPREATGRIVCANCHLASKPAEVEIPQAVLPDTVFEAVVKIPYDHSQQQVLGDGSKGGLNVGAVLMLPDGFQIAPDDRIPEEMKEKIGGVYYQSYREGKENWVLVGPMPGDQYEEIIFPVLSPDPAKDPNIHFGKYSVHLGANRGRGQVYPTGQLSNNNAFKASVAGVITDITEEEAGGHLVTITTAEGETNTVKIPAGPELIVSNGQEVGAGEFLTNDPNVGGFGQKDTEVVLQSPARIAWLLVFIAGIMLAQILLVLKKKQIEKVQEAGMYF, encoded by the coding sequence ATGAGAAATCATTTTCCTTTAGACAATATAGTCAAAAATATTAGTAGACTGGTATTAGTTGCGATCGTCTCTACCTGTTTCTTTCTCGCCAACGACATCCTCCTTCCCCAAGCCGCTAATGCTTATCCCTTTTGGGCCCAAGAAACCGCGCCCATGACCCCCAGAGAAGCCACAGGACGCATTGTATGTGCCAACTGTCACCTCGCCTCCAAACCTGCCGAAGTAGAAATTCCCCAGGCAGTATTACCTGACACCGTATTTGAAGCCGTAGTAAAAATTCCCTACGATCATTCACAACAACAGGTATTAGGAGATGGCTCTAAAGGTGGTTTGAACGTCGGTGCAGTCCTTATGTTACCCGATGGCTTCCAAATTGCCCCCGATGACCGCATTCCCGAAGAAATGAAAGAAAAAATCGGTGGCGTATACTATCAATCCTACCGTGAAGGCAAAGAAAACTGGGTATTAGTAGGGCCCATGCCCGGTGATCAGTACGAAGAAATCATATTCCCCGTACTATCTCCTGATCCTGCCAAAGATCCTAACATTCATTTTGGTAAATATTCCGTCCATCTAGGTGCCAACCGTGGCAGAGGACAAGTATATCCCACTGGTCAATTAAGCAATAATAACGCCTTCAAGGCATCCGTTGCTGGAGTAATTACTGACATTACCGAAGAAGAAGCAGGAGGACATTTAGTAACTATCACCACCGCAGAAGGTGAAACCAATACCGTTAAAATTCCTGCCGGTCCCGAATTAATTGTTAGTAATGGTCAAGAAGTTGGCGCAGGAGAATTCCTCACCAATGACCCCAACGTAGGTGGTTTTGGACAAAAAGATACCGAAGTAGTATTACAAAGCCCTGCTCGTATCGCTTGGTTATTGGTGTTTATTGCAGGTATCATGTTAGCTCAAATTCTTCTTGTGTTGAAGAAAAAACAAATCGAAAAAGTACAAGAAGCTGGTATGTATTTCTAA
- a CDS encoding hypothetical protein (KEGG: tel:tlr1669 hypothetical protein~SPTR: Putative uncharacterized protein) produces MDDINHNKQGHNPPNKKKLIGELLLEAALITESQLEVALADQSHCFKLKLGEILALRGWLKSQTADFLVEIENKKAAKIYKKEYPIGYYLKKAGLLNSEQIDAILQEQKHLGIKFCETAVLKGFLKEQTAEYLLKFLLVKDNKISHSFISKDTSSEATILLTDEEYITGTKKLRVKRIRKEKEEEENDQTLEDFYSAQTEMAIVDQEDIIVTPQEIIIISNSEAKCFYYNDIAYSPISIDL; encoded by the coding sequence ATGGACGACATTAATCATAATAAACAGGGACATAATCCTCCAAACAAAAAGAAATTAATAGGAGAACTTTTATTAGAAGCAGCTTTGATTACAGAATCTCAGTTAGAGGTTGCCCTTGCTGATCAAAGCCATTGTTTCAAGTTAAAATTAGGAGAAATACTAGCTTTAAGAGGCTGGTTAAAATCTCAGACAGCTGATTTTTTAGTGGAAATAGAAAATAAAAAAGCGGCTAAAATTTATAAAAAAGAGTATCCCATTGGATATTATCTCAAGAAAGCAGGACTATTAAATAGTGAACAAATTGATGCTATTCTTCAGGAACAAAAACACCTAGGAATCAAATTTTGTGAAACAGCAGTTTTAAAGGGTTTTTTAAAAGAACAAACGGCGGAATATTTACTTAAGTTTCTTTTGGTAAAAGATAATAAAATTTCCCATAGTTTTATCAGTAAAGATACTAGCTCAGAAGCAACCATTTTATTAACAGATGAGGAATATATTACGGGTACTAAGAAGTTAAGGGTAAAAAGAATTAGAAAAGAAAAAGAAGAAGAAGAAAATGATCAAACCCTCGAAGATTTTTATAGTGCGCAAACAGAAATGGCTATAGTTGATCAAGAGGATATTATTGTTACTCCCCAAGAAATTATTATTATTTCCAATAGTGAGGCTAAGTGTTTTTACTATAATGATATTGCCTATAGTCCTATTTCCATTGATCTTTAA
- a CDS encoding glycosyl transferase group 1 (PFAM: Glycosyl transferases group 1~COGs: COG0438 Glycosyltransferase~InterPro IPR001296~KEGG: cyh:Cyan8802_2436 glycosyl transferase group 1~PFAM: glycosyl transferase group 1~SPTR: Glycosyl transferase group 1), which translates to MHIAWLGKKSPFCGNVTYSREITNALLSRGYKVSFLHFGQENEDSMVDPYNAEVNLPFIYKSQIYTIPAPKSSQILLRSLQELQPDLVHASLTLSPLDFKLPEICQQLNIPLVSTFHPPFDSHWRNIKSSTQYLTYQLYAPSLARYDKTIVFSQLQRNLLIKLGVAPEKLAIIPNGVDTDKYKPGKSYFKQQFPDHRLFVYQGRVAVEKNVESLLKAWKLSPLKHDCRLLIVGDGHLTPNLRPNYNEDDGIIWLGAIVDETKRIDILRGADVFILPSLVEGLSLSLLEAMACGLACVATDAGADGEVLANAGIILSTQGVTTQLKTILPMFQHHPELPPLLGEKARQKILEKYTLKHNVTKLENLYMNLLNRPKKALF; encoded by the coding sequence ATGCACATTGCTTGGCTCGGGAAAAAATCACCTTTTTGCGGAAACGTGACATATAGCAGAGAAATTACTAATGCTTTGTTGTCTCGAGGCTACAAGGTTAGTTTTCTCCATTTTGGTCAAGAAAATGAGGATTCTATGGTTGACCCTTACAATGCGGAGGTCAATTTACCCTTTATTTATAAATCACAAATTTATACTATTCCTGCTCCTAAATCTAGTCAAATTTTACTTCGATCGCTCCAGGAATTACAACCAGATTTAGTTCATGCCTCCCTAACCTTATCTCCCCTCGATTTTAAATTACCTGAAATTTGCCAACAATTAAATATTCCCCTCGTCTCCACTTTTCATCCCCCTTTTGATAGTCATTGGCGCAATATCAAATCTAGCACCCAATATTTAACCTATCAACTCTATGCGCCCAGTTTAGCCCGTTATGATAAAACCATTGTATTCTCACAACTACAAAGAAATTTATTGATTAAATTAGGGGTTGCCCCCGAAAAATTAGCTATCATTCCCAACGGTGTGGACACGGATAAATACAAACCGGGAAAATCTTATTTTAAACAACAGTTTCCTGACCATCGATTATTTGTTTATCAAGGTAGGGTGGCGGTGGAGAAAAATGTTGAGTCTTTACTCAAGGCCTGGAAACTTTCTCCTCTCAAACATGATTGTCGTCTCCTGATAGTGGGAGACGGACACCTTACCCCCAATCTTAGACCTAATTATAACGAAGATGATGGCATTATCTGGCTAGGGGCGATCGTTGATGAAACTAAACGTATCGACATTCTTAGAGGTGCCGATGTCTTTATTTTACCCTCCCTCGTAGAAGGATTATCTCTTTCTTTGTTGGAGGCGATGGCTTGTGGTTTGGCTTGTGTTGCCACAGATGCGGGCGCAGATGGAGAAGTATTAGCCAATGCAGGAATTATTCTCAGTACCCAAGGAGTAACCACCCAATTAAAAACCATATTACCCATGTTCCAACATCATCCTGAATTACCCCCTCTGTTAGGAGAAAAAGCAAGGCAAAAAATCCTTGAAAAATATACTCTCAAACATAACGTTACCAAACTTGAAAATCTATATATGAACCTCTTGAATAGACCAAAAAAAGCCCTATTCTAA
- a CDS encoding hypothetical protein (KEGG: amr:AM1_0881 hypothetical protein~SPTR: Putative uncharacterized protein) codes for MNLREKNTTTKTIYKDNIIDRLFIALFCRKMEKALGAKTNLKGYDGFVDLSQKIMKGRNPQQQQDLVAVILKSLVPSPVLYLTRTFVPANKWVCEANAWFAKVLFPWLVGICELREVEIETENNQKTIQNSGVHIKKCRYLENSGCVAMCINMCKLPTQKFFTESFGIPVTMTPNFEDFSCEMVFGQNPPPLNQEECSRQPCLQEICDTAVTSSTIKNLAPCPKIYREE; via the coding sequence ATGAATCTAAGGGAAAAAAATACTACCACGAAAACCATTTATAAAGATAATATTATTGACCGTTTATTTATTGCCCTCTTTTGCCGTAAGATGGAAAAAGCCTTGGGTGCCAAAACAAACTTGAAAGGTTATGATGGTTTTGTGGATTTATCCCAAAAAATTATGAAAGGACGTAATCCACAACAACAACAGGATTTAGTCGCCGTAATTTTAAAATCCCTTGTACCATCCCCAGTATTATATCTTACCCGTACCTTTGTACCCGCCAATAAATGGGTATGTGAGGCAAACGCTTGGTTTGCTAAGGTATTATTTCCATGGTTAGTGGGGATATGTGAGCTAAGGGAGGTAGAAATTGAAACAGAAAATAATCAAAAAACTATCCAAAATAGTGGGGTACATATCAAAAAATGTCGCTATCTGGAAAATAGTGGCTGTGTGGCAATGTGTATTAATATGTGTAAGCTACCTACCCAAAAATTTTTCACCGAATCTTTTGGCATTCCCGTTACCATGACTCCTAATTTTGAAGATTTTAGTTGTGAAATGGTATTCGGACAAAATCCCCCTCCCCTAAACCAAGAAGAATGCTCCCGTCAGCCTTGTTTACAGGAAATTTGTGATACGGCTGTAACTTCTTCAACTATCAAAAATCTTGCTCCTTGCCCCAAAATTTACCGAGAAGAATAA